The Geothrix sp. genome window below encodes:
- a CDS encoding DNA cytosine methyltransferase has translation MTFKAMDLFAGAGGLGLGLQWAGWDVIAANEFEPVFAESYRINHPHTDVICGDVLSPEVQERLFSYAGKVDLIAGGPPCQGFSTVGKKDEDDPRNRLFYTFLDVVRIVKPRVVLFENVSGFKRMYEGRAYERLVGLLEAEGYTTSHSILDALDFGVPQSRLRTFVVGLAGSQPFSFPEPSHLKGVGLFGGEQQLTLQDALSDLPIIHSGEIAVRYAAAPANSFQQRMRAGAGEILTEHEGPHHGDKLLHMISHVPKGGSIQDIPEELRPRSYFANTYARLWWDRPAPTITRNLGTPSSSRCIHPFADRGLSTREGARLQSFPDSYRFSGTRSEKNLQIGNAVPPLLGEAMGQAVAQSLCSRPSAVNA, from the coding sequence ATGACATTCAAGGCAATGGACCTTTTCGCGGGGGCCGGTGGATTGGGTCTTGGGCTTCAATGGGCAGGATGGGATGTCATTGCCGCCAACGAATTTGAACCGGTGTTCGCGGAATCGTATCGAATCAATCACCCACATACCGATGTGATTTGCGGCGATGTCCTCTCACCCGAAGTGCAGGAGAGGCTCTTCTCTTACGCCGGGAAGGTGGATCTGATCGCTGGAGGTCCGCCGTGCCAGGGGTTCTCGACGGTAGGGAAAAAAGACGAGGATGACCCTCGTAATCGCCTTTTTTACACCTTCCTGGATGTGGTTCGGATTGTGAAGCCGAGGGTGGTGCTGTTCGAGAATGTGAGCGGATTCAAGCGAATGTACGAGGGCCGTGCCTATGAACGGCTGGTGGGGCTGCTTGAGGCTGAAGGCTATACCACTTCTCATAGCATCCTTGATGCCCTGGATTTTGGTGTGCCCCAATCACGGCTCCGGACCTTTGTGGTTGGCCTAGCGGGTTCGCAGCCGTTTTCCTTTCCAGAACCCAGCCATCTCAAGGGGGTGGGCCTTTTCGGAGGTGAGCAGCAACTCACCCTTCAGGATGCTTTGTCCGACCTTCCCATCATCCATTCTGGAGAAATCGCGGTTCGATACGCAGCCGCCCCAGCGAACTCGTTCCAGCAACGCATGAGGGCGGGTGCTGGGGAAATTCTCACGGAACATGAAGGTCCCCATCATGGTGACAAGCTACTCCACATGATTTCCCATGTGCCTAAAGGGGGTTCGATCCAAGACATTCCCGAAGAACTCAGGCCCCGATCCTACTTCGCGAACACCTATGCCCGCTTGTGGTGGGACCGGCCTGCGCCGACCATCACTCGGAACCTCGGAACGCCCAGCAGTAGCCGCTGCATCCATCCCTTTGCCGACCGGGGGCTCAGCACCCGGGAAGGTGCGAGATTGCAAAGCTTCCCGGATTCCTACCGATTCAGTGGCACGAGGAGTGAAAAAAACCTTCAGATCGGAAATGCCGTCCCTCCGCTTCTAGGTGAGGCGATGGGACAGGCGGTGGCCCAATCGCTCTGCTCTCGGCCTTCTGCAGTCAATGCCTGA
- a CDS encoding DNA methyltransferase, which translates to MVKNTATYDETFQSKADHLLRLFPPLGGTEVMELKTGRGPIPKITAEFWGPGQRNGHSLHEISYRACYKSELPALFIEALTQPGDWVYDPFGGRGTTALEAALRGRNAASNDINPLSGMLLRPRLAPPSLEAIADRLEQIPRISKKAKTPDLSMFFHAETESEIRALRDWFRSRQKSGRFDEVDDWIRMVSLNRLTGHSAGFFSVYTLPPNQAMPAKKQAEINLIRKQVPPYRDTHALILKKSKALLKNFTRSEDLASLRSIGEFASLHCGSADRTPDIPDGKIDLVVTSPPFLDVVQYHLDNWMRNWFADIDEKSVESSFIYERTIEGWSRRIERAFQEVHRVMKPGGWFVMEVGEIKKASIHMEDLLWPIGESTGLNLQGVLIHAQSFTKTAHIWGVGNNQSGTNSHRMVLFRKQSIEVPGNRI; encoded by the coding sequence TTGGTAAAGAACACCGCGACCTACGACGAGACCTTCCAATCAAAAGCAGACCATCTGCTACGCCTGTTTCCTCCGCTCGGAGGCACGGAGGTGATGGAGCTGAAGACGGGCCGTGGCCCGATCCCCAAGATCACGGCCGAATTTTGGGGCCCTGGTCAGAGGAACGGCCACAGCCTTCATGAAATCAGCTACCGCGCCTGCTACAAATCCGAATTACCGGCACTGTTCATCGAGGCCCTGACCCAACCCGGAGACTGGGTCTACGACCCATTTGGGGGGCGGGGTACGACCGCGCTTGAGGCGGCACTTCGTGGTCGCAACGCAGCATCAAACGACATCAACCCTCTCTCCGGGATGCTTCTGCGCCCTCGGCTTGCACCACCGAGCCTCGAGGCTATCGCCGATCGCCTTGAGCAGATCCCCCGAATATCCAAGAAGGCCAAAACGCCCGACCTCTCGATGTTCTTTCACGCGGAGACGGAGTCAGAAATTCGAGCGTTGCGCGATTGGTTTCGATCCCGCCAGAAATCCGGTCGTTTCGACGAAGTCGACGATTGGATCCGGATGGTTTCTCTCAACCGCCTCACTGGCCATAGTGCCGGATTCTTTTCGGTATATACCCTGCCGCCCAATCAAGCCATGCCGGCGAAGAAGCAGGCCGAGATCAATCTAATCCGAAAACAGGTCCCCCCTTATCGGGACACCCATGCGCTCATTCTGAAGAAATCAAAGGCTCTTCTGAAAAATTTCACCCGCTCCGAGGACCTGGCATCCCTTCGATCCATCGGCGAGTTCGCCTCCTTACATTGTGGAAGTGCCGACCGGACGCCGGACATTCCCGATGGAAAGATCGATCTCGTCGTGACCAGCCCGCCCTTTTTGGATGTCGTCCAATACCACCTGGACAATTGGATGAGGAATTGGTTCGCCGACATTGATGAAAAGTCCGTCGAATCCTCGTTCATCTACGAAAGAACCATCGAAGGCTGGTCTCGTCGCATTGAACGGGCGTTCCAGGAGGTCCACCGAGTGATGAAACCGGGAGGCTGGTTCGTCATGGAAGTCGGAGAGATCAAGAAGGCGAGCATCCACATGGAGGACCTTCTATGGCCTATTGGTGAGTCCACCGGACTTAATCTTCAGGGCGTGTTGATTCACGCCCAGTCCTTCACCAAGACGGCCCATATCTGGGGTGTCGGGAACAACCAATCGGGAACCAACAGTCACCGGATGGTGTTATTCCGGAAGCAAAGTATTGAAGTCCCCGGGAACAGGATCTAA
- a CDS encoding ATP-binding protein, translated as MSSAPKRHPELTRLYVAVGLAVLIIMTILAYKAVGNRVAEGGLDAPSRWALLALGLANVLAIGALLFIVARSVAKLYFERRSGILGARLRTRLVLTIFSVCLVPSLILFLVGQNFINKNVERWFSPETEISIRDGQLVAGDLRAAAKARMDFGAERLLASPSADAASIRTASGLDLVAYLGVRVGEGVKALDLGAGLPPPNLQIQGTEATQEATEGLWLLRLVPRGDGFWMVGIFMPRETLNRVLALEQRFRESQQMRAAKDTLETLPQNTFLFLTMLTLFFAVWSGLALAKSLSEPIRALAKAAQRVGSGDLEVQLPELGEDELAFLARTFNAMIRDLKANRAAIVAQAGRLEQQRAYLDQLLAALPVGVMSWRADGELRTFNAAARSWLGLETFDPTEARWATVESLPRLGRLPELLAAVRLSGRGAQEELRLGGEGEGRPVRAIFEPLQGGGVLAVLEDLSLLAQAEKRAAWQEVARRMAHEVKNPLTPIQLTAQRLLRRSREGRLDPEAVQEGAETILAEVASLSRLVDSFSRFARLPVPQFAPCDPAELLRQVLALYEPNQPEIRWTLSCPPESPGVLWDGDMVKRALINLVDNAVAAVDGKGSVALSLTVDPDTEGLRFSVEDDGTGVPEGDRERLFEPYFSTKRKGTGLGLAIVRRIAQDHGGDADYQPLTQGSRFNLWLPKGPKG; from the coding sequence ATGAGTTCCGCCCCCAAGCGCCACCCTGAGCTGACGCGCCTCTATGTGGCCGTGGGTCTGGCCGTGCTGATCATCATGACCATCCTGGCCTACAAGGCCGTGGGCAACCGGGTGGCCGAGGGCGGGCTGGACGCGCCCTCGCGGTGGGCGCTGCTGGCGCTGGGCCTGGCCAATGTGCTCGCCATCGGGGCGCTGCTCTTCATCGTGGCCCGCAGCGTGGCCAAGCTCTACTTCGAGCGCCGCAGCGGCATCCTGGGCGCCCGCCTGCGCACGCGCCTGGTGCTGACCATCTTCAGCGTGTGCCTCGTGCCGAGCCTGATCCTCTTCCTGGTGGGGCAGAACTTCATCAACAAGAATGTGGAGCGCTGGTTCAGCCCGGAGACGGAAATCTCGATCCGGGACGGCCAGCTGGTGGCGGGGGATCTCCGCGCCGCCGCCAAGGCCCGGATGGACTTCGGCGCCGAGCGCCTGCTGGCTTCGCCTTCGGCGGACGCCGCCAGCATCCGGACGGCCTCGGGCCTCGATCTGGTGGCCTACCTGGGCGTCCGCGTCGGGGAGGGCGTGAAGGCCCTGGACCTGGGCGCCGGCCTGCCGCCGCCGAACCTTCAGATCCAAGGGACCGAGGCCACGCAGGAGGCCACCGAGGGGCTGTGGCTGCTCCGGCTGGTGCCCCGCGGCGATGGGTTCTGGATGGTGGGCATCTTCATGCCGCGGGAGACCCTGAACCGGGTGCTGGCCCTGGAGCAGCGCTTCCGCGAAAGCCAGCAGATGCGGGCCGCCAAGGACACCCTGGAGACGCTGCCGCAGAACACCTTCCTCTTCCTCACCATGCTGACGCTCTTCTTCGCCGTGTGGTCGGGCCTCGCCCTGGCGAAGTCGCTGAGCGAGCCCATCCGCGCCCTGGCCAAGGCCGCCCAGCGCGTGGGCAGCGGCGACCTGGAGGTGCAGCTGCCGGAGCTGGGCGAGGACGAACTGGCCTTCCTGGCCCGCACCTTCAACGCCATGATCCGGGACCTCAAGGCCAACCGGGCGGCCATCGTGGCGCAGGCCGGCCGGCTGGAGCAGCAGCGGGCCTACCTGGACCAGCTGCTGGCGGCCCTGCCCGTGGGCGTCATGAGCTGGCGCGCGGACGGCGAGCTGCGCACCTTCAATGCCGCGGCCCGCAGCTGGCTGGGCCTGGAGACCTTCGATCCCACCGAGGCCCGCTGGGCGACCGTGGAATCGCTGCCGCGCCTGGGCCGCCTGCCCGAGCTGCTGGCCGCCGTGCGCCTATCCGGGCGCGGCGCGCAGGAGGAGCTGCGCCTGGGCGGCGAAGGCGAGGGCCGCCCTGTGCGCGCGATCTTCGAGCCGCTCCAGGGCGGCGGCGTCCTGGCCGTGCTGGAGGACCTGTCCCTGTTGGCCCAGGCCGAAAAGCGCGCCGCCTGGCAGGAAGTGGCCCGGCGCATGGCCCACGAGGTGAAGAACCCGCTCACGCCCATCCAGCTCACCGCCCAGCGTCTGCTGCGCCGCTCCCGCGAGGGCCGCCTGGATCCCGAGGCCGTGCAGGAGGGCGCCGAGACGATCCTGGCGGAGGTGGCCAGCCTCTCGCGCCTGGTGGACAGCTTCAGCCGCTTCGCCCGGCTGCCCGTACCCCAGTTCGCGCCCTGCGATCCCGCCGAGCTCCTGCGGCAGGTGCTGGCCCTCTACGAGCCGAACCAGCCGGAGATCCGCTGGACCCTGAGCTGCCCGCCGGAGTCGCCGGGCGTCCTCTGGGATGGCGACATGGTGAAGCGGGCCCTCATCAACCTGGTGGACAACGCGGTGGCTGCCGTGGACGGCAAGGGGTCGGTGGCCCTGTCGCTCACGGTGGATCCCGACACCGAGGGCCTGCGCTTCAGCGTGGAGGATGACGGCACGGGGGTGCCCGAGGGCGATCGCGAACGGCTCTTCGAACCCTACTTCTCCACCAAGCGGAAGGGCACGGGGCTGGGCCTCGCCATCGTGCGCCGCATCGCCCAGGACCATGGCGGCGACGCGGATTACCAGCCATTGACGCAGGGCAGCCGGTTCAACCTGTGGTTGCCGAAGGGCCCGAAAGGCTGA